The nucleotide sequence TTAGCTTATCGGACTCACAACCACATAGTCTTGGGTTCAAACACCATGGCCtagtcattgggtgatatgaataaagactagcaaatgcttttttctaaaactctgCGTACATTTACAcagggcctttctgtacaaaattgaagtaaaagcattcgctagtctttattcatatcacccattgcctcAACATATACACGTCAACTCAAATATTGGCATTGTGAGATGGACCCTCTCAACATCTATGGAAGGCCTTTATTGGATGTGAGATGGACACTCTCAACATCTATGGAAGGCCTTTATTGGATGCCGGAGCAAAGTTGAGACTTTCCTTTCCTCATGCTGGTTGATTCTATCAAGGAATGTTTTGTACTCTTACCTGTGGCCAGTCAAGCAGACCTGCCATGCTGGTTGATTCTATCAAGGAATGTTTTGTACTCTTACCTGTGGCCAGTCAAGCAGACCTGCCATCATCTGCCCAGTCTGGTTACAGTCATCATCAATAGCCTGCAAACAGATAAGCACTTCTAATTTGAAGATGGATGAAAATATATAAGATGATGGAGAGTAGAAGAACTCTTCAGAACCCATATTCCAAAGCTAGAGCAGTAAAAGAACATTGGCGAGGATATTTTAACCAAACCTTGAATTATTCGCATACTGTTACTAACAATTGGTGCAGATTTTGGAAGGGAGAGAAGAGGATTTCCTCCCTCTGCTCTCGACATCGAAAAAGAGACCAGGGAGAATATTGGAACACACCAGCAAGACTTCCCCACATGTGGCCAACAAAACGAGTATCTCTTCCTCTGGGGGAAGAATATTATGCCGCTCCATATTTTCAAACAGGTCCAATGAAAAGGGAATTTCCACTtaggtttttgttgaaaattttcCATGACAGATGCAACATTTCAAGTGCTACTATAAGTTAAAATGGAATCTGAATGCTTCTTATCTTTTACCTGTTTTCCTAATATGACAAGATCGATCTTCTCCTCCTGAGCAACTTTGGCCAGAATCTTTGAGACGTGGAGTGGCTGCATGGTCGCGTAAGAATTGGCATCAATCTCAACGTGGACTGCCCGGTCAGCTCCCATAGCCAATGCTGTCCTCAGGGTTTCCtgcaatcaaatcaaatcaactaTTTCATGCTCTTGCCACATTCCACGCCCTCGACAACAACACACTTTGTCAATGAGATATGTTTTAGAAATCTTTCATAACAGACACGTCGCATAAGAGCAAAATATACACTCATTGTTACCTCCATTGTTACTCACCCGTTAACTGTATCACTTTCATGGATAGTCAGTGTGAAAAAAACCAAGGCCTCAAAAAGAGACATGATGCAAGTCATTGGAAAGGAAGATCAAAGCAGCTTGCTCTGACCTGGGGGCACTTGCAGTCAAGCTGCCGACAAAATAGTAAATCCTAATTGTCTCCTAAAAACAGAATGAAGTCTTTGAGAATCCTACCTGTGATTGTGTCGGACCGCATGATACTGCCACCACCTCCGAGGCGATCTTCTTCTCTTTCAATCTGACAGCTTCCTCAATTGCGATCTCATCAAATGGGTTCATGCTATGCTTCACACCATCAGTAACAACCCCCGTCTTGTCGGGTTTCACGCGAATCTGAAACAGAAAAGCAAAGGATATTTATACACCCCCTTTAGGTAGTAGCCACGACAATACTTGCATACAACTACCaggggctaaactttagaaagAATCCCCgattgatcgcattcaactataaatccattgaacagtggtgcttggttagtcaaccgatgacctttttttggggtgtgatcggggattgtaaactcgttccctacCTGGGTCTTATAGGCCTACAGGCTCCACCCCTTCCTTGGTTTTTGATGACCTATCTTATCTAGTCTGCTTTTCAGGCCAACACATAAAGGGCCATGAGACTGATTGATTGTCACTGTTAATGCATAACATCCCAGGTCAAAGTCAGATATAAAAATGACTGGAATGGAACTGACAATAGTAAAGATAAGACCAGGTCAATGCCAAAAGGTGGCGCATGACGGTGAAATCTGGAACTAACTGGACTACATAAGACGACGAACCACCACAAACGCAACGGAATGAGGCAGTTTGAGAAAGAGACACAACTTTATTCTTCAATCAAAATGAGCACTGATATGAGGACCTTCAACCATAGTAACTATAAGGGTGAAAAAACATAAGAAAGCGTACCTTGACTGCATAATCGATCACACGTTTCACACCGACTAGGACACGAAGCGCCATCTTGACCTTGGTGACCTTTGGCTTACCAGTTAAAACGTCCCCACTCCAAAACGTCCCCTTACCAAAACGTCCCCGGGTACGGGAAAACGTCCTCGGACCAAAACGTCCCCTATCCAAAACGTCCCCGCCTTCATTAACAATGGTTAAGGCGTATGCCTGTATGGCAAGTGTACTGGATAGCTGGATAGCAGGCCTACTATAAAATAGGGGAAGGGAGTACACTCACTTATTGAGCGTACCGTAAGCACGTGGAAATAGGGTTCGGATAAGGAAGGAATCATTAATCAACGAAGTGTGTACTGTAAATTCTAAATGCTATCTGACTACTTTATTGAACAAGGAAGTTACATGGGTCACGTGGACCTGGTAATAATAATGAGATGGCGGGAAGGATCTAAGCTTATCAGAACGAAGTATCAGGATGGGCGGTCCCAGACAACGTGATACTAGGAAGTAGGCGTGACTATCTATGGGTTTGTGGCTAAAAAATCGTCGCCATCAACACCCATATCAAATTTTCTCAGCGTGGTTAATTATCTACTGATTAATATAACTTACTAAGTTTTATATTTGCATCGATCACATGTAAACAAGGGCTCTTAATCGCGCGAGAAGGTGGGCTGATTAGAACATGACGACGCGGCCCAAATTCGTGAAATTCGCGGCAAATCGGATCATAGTTTTCATGGCCACAATTGGTGTTGAGTATACCTCTTTTGAACGCGTAATTAACTGCTAATTGATACGCAGTTGATAAACAACACAGGTGGGGAAAATGGCTTCTTAAATCTGGTGTAAAACCACGACAGTTTTGCTAATAAACCTGCTCCTCGTTCCTCTATACAAACGCAGCGGATCCAGATAAAACAAGAACGCCAATGTTTTTCAACAGGATTAAAACACGTAATTAGTCATAAACATATTGACATGGAACGCCGACAAAGAAAACACTGAGAGATGTGGTTTTGTGCATTATGTTAGTAAATACCACATATTCCtttcaaaacaaatcatttGTTTTGTGTTCTGTTCCTGATCGTTGCACATGGATGCCAttgaaaatagagaggttcagatttagATTCGCGAACGAGAACGAGGTGATTTTGTCTCCGGTTTACGTCATCGAGTCGAGTtatttgttttttatcattgtTTCTGGGCTTATCATATTTTGAAGACGCACTGGTTCTTGTTTATTGCGTTTCTGATAATAGGTAACGCGATATTCGTCGTCAAAACACCACCTCATTCTCGTTCTGGTTCAGGTTATGGCATGTATGATGAACATCACGACTTCGGACTCGAGACCCGAAATGTCCACGTTTTTGGCGCGGTGAAGTCGCGGGTGAAGTCTATCCAGATACAAATAAGTCAAACACGCCTACCAGCCAATCACACTGTCAAATAATCTCGCGCCAAATATCTTGACTTCTTGAATGAATTTAGTTGTTGACTTTTGCACGAGATCCCAGGACTCTGTTCGGAATTCGATTCGGAATTTTTCCCACGAAAATTCCGCCAAAATGTCTCGGATTTAACCGCAAATTACACGGATTTTAAAGTTTTGATAGCGAACAAATGGCCCGAGATAAATGTCATTAAATGCTTTCAAGCAGATTTTGAATGTTAAGAACAGTGTTATTTGTGTTAAAAACATGTTAATTGTGTCCAATCATTGACCTGACGTATGGACTTTGGCAGTGGAGTTTCCCAGCTGCTGGCTGGTAGCGGgcaatatttgtttattttgggCATTTTGCGGGTGGTTTAACGAAACTGGACGAGTTTTGTAGCACTTATTATGGACCAATTTGACTCTGCTTTTTATAATGTGACGCTGACGCGGACTGGAAGAAAGAATGCCGTAAGCATCGTTTGGGTGCATTTGGTCCCAGTTCAACGATCGGTGATTTTGTATCACAACTGGCCATTTCCTCGCAGACAAGAGGTCTTTTCCTCGCCCATCGCAGTGACTGACAACAATCGCTTCTTTGAGCTTTGAATGATGCGATTCGCATCGTGTCAAATAGGGCCTAGGACTGCATGTCAGATGACACTTTCCCATATTGGGCAAATTTCTGATCAGCACTTTTAGTTTCACGATGaacaatagggaggtttcgcttACGGATGGCGAAGTGCGCAGTACTAACCCTGGTGGTGTCTGTCCTGGACGACACTCGCTAATCGGCTTTCCAACTTACTAGCACTCGGAATAAGGGAACTCTTCAAAAATCGTTGTCGATTAAATACATTGACGTATTCGTACGTCATCGTTCGGAGCCATTCATTAGGGTcgcaaaacctgcctaatagCCTGTTTCCAGTGGTATGACAACATTTCGACGAGTGCCCAATTACAGCCATCTAACAATTTCCTTCACCTGGCTTCCTTGACGACCTCGCCAACCCCTTTTCAATATCACTTCATAGAGGTTATTTTCCGCGGGAATCCAATATGATTTCCTCATGATAATCCTCGAAGGAAGTAACACCAGACTTAACGCTCCCGGGACCTGACGGTTTGAAGAACTGAAAGGGCCTCAATGTCAAATAAAAAAGGACTCTATGAGGCCTTGATTAGTATATATTATTAGATGATGCGACCCCTTATTAATAGGATTATGATGTTGATTAGTCTTTGT is from Lineus longissimus chromosome 18, tnLinLong1.2, whole genome shotgun sequence and encodes:
- the LOC135502312 gene encoding electron transfer flavoprotein subunit beta-like; this translates as MALRVLVGVKRVIDYAVKIRVKPDKTGVVTDGVKHSMNPFDEIAIEEAVRLKEKKIASEVVAVSCGPTQSQETLRTALAMGADRAVHVEIDANSYATMQPLHVSKILAKVAQEEKIDLVILGKQAIDDDCNQTGQMMAGLLDWPQATFASKMEKTNGDLKVTREVDGGLETIQVKLPCVATADLRLNEPRYATLPNIMKAKKKPIAKKKPADYGVDLTPRQEIVQVVDPPTREAGIKVETVADLVGKLKEAGTI